From one Eucalyptus grandis isolate ANBG69807.140 chromosome 9, ASM1654582v1, whole genome shotgun sequence genomic stretch:
- the LOC104419675 gene encoding B-box zinc finger protein 18 isoform X2, with amino-acid sequence MRTLCDACESAAAVVFCAADEAALCSACDDKVHMCNKLASRHVRVGLASPSDVPRCDICENAPAFFYCEVDGTSLCLQCDMIVHVGGKRTHGRYLLLRQRVEFPGHKSAHSDDQALPLVDQNDKRVQNQGPIVISGENHQNHRPSSVEVPDADADADGHGKMDSKMIDLNMKPHRMHDQASYNEQ; translated from the exons ATGCGGACCCTTTGTGACGCCTGCGAGAGCGCTGCCGCGGTCGTCTTCTGCGCCGCCGACGAGGCTGCTCTATGCAGTGCCTGCGACGACAAG GTGCACATGTGTAATAAGCTAGCTAGTCGGCATGTCAGGGTTGGCCTTGCGAGTCCCAGCGATGTTCCTCGCTGTGATATATGCGAAAATGCACCTG CTTTCTTCTATTGTGAGGTAGATGGAACCTCGCTTTGTCTGCAATGCGATATGATTGTTCATGTTGGAGGCAAAAGAACGCATGGAAGATACCTTCTATTAAGGCAGAGAGTTGAG TTTCCGGGGCATAAATCTGCACACAGTGATGACCAGGCTTTGCCATTGGTGGATCAAAATGACAAACGAGTGCAAAATCAGGGCCCTATAGTTATATCAGGGGAGAATCATCAAAACCATAGACCATCCAGTGTTGAGGTGCctgatgctgatgctgatgctgatgGGCATGGCAAGATGGATTCAAAAATGATTGATCTGAATATGAAACCCCATAGAATGCACGACCAAGCTTCCTATAATGAG CAATGA
- the LOC104419675 gene encoding B-box zinc finger protein 18 isoform X1: MRTLCDACESAAAVVFCAADEAALCSACDDKVHMCNKLASRHVRVGLASPSDVPRCDICENAPAFFYCEVDGTSLCLQCDMIVHVGGKRTHGRYLLLRQRVEFPGHKSAHSDDQALPLVDQNDKRVQNQGPIVISGENHQNHRPSSVEVPDADADADGHGKMDSKMIDLNMKPHRMHDQASYNEVSE, encoded by the exons ATGCGGACCCTTTGTGACGCCTGCGAGAGCGCTGCCGCGGTCGTCTTCTGCGCCGCCGACGAGGCTGCTCTATGCAGTGCCTGCGACGACAAG GTGCACATGTGTAATAAGCTAGCTAGTCGGCATGTCAGGGTTGGCCTTGCGAGTCCCAGCGATGTTCCTCGCTGTGATATATGCGAAAATGCACCTG CTTTCTTCTATTGTGAGGTAGATGGAACCTCGCTTTGTCTGCAATGCGATATGATTGTTCATGTTGGAGGCAAAAGAACGCATGGAAGATACCTTCTATTAAGGCAGAGAGTTGAG TTTCCGGGGCATAAATCTGCACACAGTGATGACCAGGCTTTGCCATTGGTGGATCAAAATGACAAACGAGTGCAAAATCAGGGCCCTATAGTTATATCAGGGGAGAATCATCAAAACCATAGACCATCCAGTGTTGAGGTGCctgatgctgatgctgatgctgatgGGCATGGCAAGATGGATTCAAAAATGATTGATCTGAATATGAAACCCCATAGAATGCACGACCAAGCTTCCTATAATGAGGTTAGCGAGTAA
- the LOC104419675 gene encoding B-box zinc finger protein 18 isoform X3, with protein sequence MRTLCDACESAAAVVFCAADEAALCSACDDKVHMCNKLASRHVRVGLASPSDVPRCDICENAPDGTSLCLQCDMIVHVGGKRTHGRYLLLRQRVEFPGHKSAHSDDQALPLVDQNDKRVQNQGPIVISGENHQNHRPSSVEVPDADADADGHGKMDSKMIDLNMKPHRMHDQASYNEVSE encoded by the exons ATGCGGACCCTTTGTGACGCCTGCGAGAGCGCTGCCGCGGTCGTCTTCTGCGCCGCCGACGAGGCTGCTCTATGCAGTGCCTGCGACGACAAG GTGCACATGTGTAATAAGCTAGCTAGTCGGCATGTCAGGGTTGGCCTTGCGAGTCCCAGCGATGTTCCTCGCTGTGATATATGCGAAAATGCACCTG ATGGAACCTCGCTTTGTCTGCAATGCGATATGATTGTTCATGTTGGAGGCAAAAGAACGCATGGAAGATACCTTCTATTAAGGCAGAGAGTTGAG TTTCCGGGGCATAAATCTGCACACAGTGATGACCAGGCTTTGCCATTGGTGGATCAAAATGACAAACGAGTGCAAAATCAGGGCCCTATAGTTATATCAGGGGAGAATCATCAAAACCATAGACCATCCAGTGTTGAGGTGCctgatgctgatgctgatgctgatgGGCATGGCAAGATGGATTCAAAAATGATTGATCTGAATATGAAACCCCATAGAATGCACGACCAAGCTTCCTATAATGAGGTTAGCGAGTAA
- the LOC104419676 gene encoding LOW QUALITY PROTEIN: UPF0183 protein At3g51130 (The sequence of the model RefSeq protein was modified relative to this genomic sequence to represent the inferred CDS: inserted 1 base in 1 codon) codes for MLQRPRRRCEGTAMGAIVLDLRPGLGIGPFSLGMPICEAFAQIEQQPNIYDVVHVKYYDEDPLKLDIVISFPDHGFHLXFDPWSQRLRLVEIFDVKRLQMRYSNSLIGGPSTLATFVAVYALFGPTFPGIYDKDRGVYTLFYPGLSFAFPIPSQYTDCCHDREAELPLEFPDGTTPVTCRVSIYDSSTDKKVGVGSLMDKASVPPLPPGSLYMEEVHVKLGEELHFTVGGQRIPFGASPQDVWTELGRPCGIHQKQVDQMVIHSASDPRPKTTLCGDYFYNYFTRGLDILFDGQTHKIKKFVLHTNYPGHADFNSYIKCNFIVYGSDLGGSFQEVGGSKNRITPGTKWEQVKEVLGDSGRAAIQTQGSSSNPFGSTLVYGYQNVAFEVMKNNYIATVTLFQS; via the exons ATGTTGCAGAGGCCGCGACGTCGCTGCGAGGGCACCGCCATGGGCGCCATCGTCCTCGACCTCCGCCCCGGCCTCGGAATCGGGCCTTTCTCCCTCG GGATGCCCATATGTGAAGCGTTTGCGCAGATTGAGCAGCAACCCAACATCTATGACGTCGTCCATGTCAAGTACTATGACGAG GATCCCCTAAAGCTGGATATCGTTATCAGTTTTCCAGATCATGGTTTTCATC CGTTTGATCCTTGGTCACAG AGGTTGCGTCTGGTTGAGATTTTTGACGTCAAGAGGCTTCAGATGCGCTACTCCAATTCTCTCATTGG TGGACCATCGACTCTTGCCACATTTGTAGCTGTATATGCACTTTTTGGACCAACTTTTCCTGGAATCTACGACAAAGATAGAGGTGTCTACACTCTTTTCTACCCA GGGCTATCGTTTGCTTTTCCTATTCCAAGCCAATATACAGATTGCTGCCATGACAGAGAAG CGGAACTACCCCTAGAGTTTCCCGATGGCACCACTCCAGTTACATGCCGTGTATCTATATATGATAGCTCCACAGACAAGAAAGTTGGTGTGGGATCTTTAATGGATAAAGCTTCTGTTCCTCCCTTACCTCCCGGTAGTCTCTACATGGAGGAAGTTCATGTTAAG CTTGGAGAGGAATTGCATTTCACTGTTGGTGGACAGCGTATTCCTTTTGGTGCATCGCCTCAG GATGTGTGGACTGAATTAGGTCGTCCATGTGGAATTCATCAAAAACAG GTGGATCAAATGGTAATACACTCTGCCTCAGACCCACGTCCAAAGACAACTCTTTGTGGGGATTATTTCTACAATTATTTTACTCGGGGCTTAGATATCTTATTTGATGGCCAG ACgcacaaaatcaaaaagtttgtaTTGCACACAAACTATCCAGGGCATGCGGATTTCAATTCATATATAAAATGCAACTTTATTGTCTATGGTTCTGATC TTGGCGGTTCCTTCCAGGAAGTGGGTGGTTCTAAAAACAGGATTACTCCAGGCACAAAATGGGAgcaagtaaag GAGGTCCTTGGAGACTCTGGTCGAGCTGCTATACAAACTCAAGGTTCTTCTAGCAATCCATTTGGATCTACTCTCGTGTATGGTTATCAGAATGTTGCTTTTGAG GTGATGAAGAATAACTATATAGCAACTGTGACTCTCTTCCAGTCATGA